One Synechococcus sp. PROS-9-1 DNA window includes the following coding sequences:
- a CDS encoding ComEC/Rec2 family competence protein, producing the protein MNVALWLVLLMLGTQLGAALSQGIQHWCVVLVGLAAAVLLTCRQFAFSSWKTFVLVVVLCGLLLRSSMGQEATPTPLDPIQFVPGGSDQKLLVIEGRALADAPVRRGRCQALLQVNHLAGQVLEGRTELVVEPCLQMLPKGASVRAQGQLVTPAVATHPLLPNPAKRLAARGSWTQFRTKQVELIHQDHTPLADGRRQIAAQFQDLAGEHSGGLLAALVLGGAQVELSSELREAFRVAGLSHALAASGFHLSVLLGATLALTRRVGMPLRLAAGVGAMAIFLALAGGQPSVVRAVLMGAAALLIRERGYRAQPLGVLLSTLVLMLLVNPSWARSIGFQLSAAATAGLVLSSQPLEQWFLKRCSQRSIRVLAPALAVPMAALLWTLPLQILHFGSVPLYSLVSNLIAAPLLAPLTLAAMILALLTLMLPTAIAALVMPVLVWPVQQLASLLIALVGWMSVWPHAQLLTGHPQPWVVLLVILALLPWALPSLQRWRWRAFPLLLLATLVQASVQLSNDVMLVQQWGRQWLLARHQGRAALISSHGDLLSCQLAKQLGHGYGHRRLDWVVVMDPVASDHIDCWTELAHTVRAEHHGLPPLFPGQRLQSPGLMLRRLRGQDRHWSLRVNGQSHPLKQSSGGALRWKNAG; encoded by the coding sequence ATGAACGTTGCTCTTTGGCTGGTTCTATTAATGCTTGGCACTCAGCTTGGGGCGGCCTTATCCCAAGGGATTCAGCACTGGTGTGTGGTGTTGGTTGGTCTTGCTGCGGCTGTTCTGCTGACCTGCCGCCAGTTTGCATTTTCCAGCTGGAAGACGTTTGTTCTTGTTGTCGTGCTGTGTGGCTTGTTGCTGCGCTCGTCTATGGGGCAAGAGGCAACGCCCACACCCCTGGATCCAATTCAGTTTGTGCCAGGCGGTTCAGATCAGAAGTTGCTGGTGATTGAGGGCCGTGCTCTCGCTGATGCACCTGTTCGTAGGGGGCGCTGCCAAGCCCTGCTGCAGGTGAACCATCTTGCTGGTCAGGTTCTTGAAGGTCGCACCGAGCTGGTTGTGGAGCCGTGTCTTCAGATGTTGCCCAAAGGGGCCTCGGTAAGGGCTCAGGGTCAGCTCGTGACGCCTGCCGTTGCAACTCATCCCCTGCTTCCCAATCCAGCTAAACGCTTGGCGGCACGGGGGAGTTGGACCCAATTCCGCACCAAGCAAGTGGAGCTCATCCATCAAGATCACACGCCTCTGGCTGATGGGCGCCGGCAGATCGCCGCTCAATTTCAAGACTTAGCCGGAGAGCACTCAGGTGGCCTTTTGGCGGCGTTGGTGCTTGGGGGTGCCCAAGTTGAGCTCAGCTCGGAGCTGCGAGAGGCTTTTCGTGTGGCGGGTCTATCCCATGCCTTAGCAGCTTCTGGATTTCACCTTTCTGTGTTGTTGGGAGCCACGCTTGCGCTCACGCGCAGGGTTGGCATGCCCTTGCGCTTGGCGGCTGGAGTGGGCGCGATGGCTATTTTTCTTGCCCTGGCGGGCGGGCAGCCATCGGTTGTTCGCGCTGTGTTGATGGGAGCTGCCGCTCTCTTGATCCGAGAGCGGGGCTATCGCGCCCAACCCTTGGGCGTGCTGCTCAGCACATTGGTTTTGATGCTGTTGGTGAATCCTTCATGGGCACGATCGATTGGCTTCCAGCTCAGTGCCGCTGCAACGGCGGGTTTAGTGCTCAGTTCGCAGCCCTTAGAGCAGTGGTTCCTCAAACGTTGTTCTCAGCGGTCGATTCGGGTGTTGGCTCCTGCCCTAGCGGTGCCTATGGCGGCGCTGCTCTGGACTCTTCCCTTGCAGATCCTGCATTTTGGATCTGTGCCCTTGTATTCACTGGTCAGCAACTTGATCGCTGCACCTCTGCTGGCGCCGCTCACCCTTGCGGCGATGATCCTGGCGCTGCTCACGTTGATGCTGCCAACGGCGATCGCTGCACTGGTGATGCCGGTTTTGGTCTGGCCGGTGCAGCAGTTGGCGTCGTTGTTGATTGCTTTGGTGGGTTGGATGAGCGTGTGGCCCCATGCCCAGTTGCTCACGGGACATCCGCAGCCTTGGGTGGTGCTGCTTGTCATCCTGGCTCTGCTGCCTTGGGCCTTGCCATCACTGCAACGCTGGCGCTGGAGGGCTTTCCCTCTTCTGCTCTTGGCCACGCTGGTGCAAGCGAGTGTTCAGCTCAGCAATGACGTGATGTTGGTGCAGCAGTGGGGAAGGCAGTGGCTACTGGCCCGTCACCAAGGGCGAGCTGCGCTGATCAGCAGTCATGGAGATTTGCTCAGTTGTCAGTTGGCTAAGCAGCTTGGGCACGGTTACGGACACCGACGCTTGGATTGGGTTGTGGTGATGGATCCAGTGGCAAGTGATCACATCGATTGTTGGACGGAATTAGCGCATACCGTGCGGGCTGAGCATCATGGCCTGCCTCCATTGTTTCCAGGTCAACGTCTACAAAGCCCCGGGTTGATGCTTCGCCGGCTGCGAGGCCAAGACAGGCATTGGTCTTTGCGCGTGAATGGGCAATCCCATCCCCTCAAGCAATCAAGCGGTGGAGCTTTAAGATGGAAAAACGCTGGATAA
- a CDS encoding sugar transferase produces the protein MQVSLRRSPFQAGGSRLSRRATKRHLELLSAPPSVLTSVALVRKQSRLGRTLKRTGDISFSLLALGLGSPAFLLIAALVSLSSPGPVFYLQKRVGRGYRRFGCIKFRTMRADADAVLQRVLAESPEMRAEFERDFKLRQDPRITPIGRFLRRSSLDELPQFLNVLRGEMSVVGPRPIVDKEMERYGPFMDEVLAVRPGLTGLWQVSGRNNLSYAKRVRLDLAYSRGRSFLLDLAIILRTFGVLLLPMDRGAY, from the coding sequence ATGCAAGTCAGTCTGCGTCGTTCGCCGTTTCAGGCCGGAGGATCCAGGCTGAGTCGGCGCGCGACGAAGCGGCATCTCGAGTTGTTGTCAGCTCCTCCTTCCGTGCTCACGTCGGTGGCGCTGGTTCGAAAGCAGAGCAGGTTGGGGCGCACGCTGAAGCGAACTGGTGATATTTCCTTCTCTTTGCTGGCTTTGGGGCTTGGATCGCCGGCTTTTTTGTTGATCGCTGCCTTGGTGAGTCTTAGTTCGCCAGGACCTGTGTTCTATCTGCAGAAACGCGTTGGGCGTGGATATCGCCGTTTTGGCTGCATCAAATTCCGCACGATGCGCGCTGATGCCGATGCTGTTCTGCAACGGGTGTTGGCTGAGTCACCAGAAATGCGTGCTGAGTTTGAACGTGATTTCAAGCTCCGCCAAGACCCTCGCATTACTCCGATTGGTCGTTTCCTAAGGCGTTCGAGCCTGGATGAACTCCCTCAATTCCTAAATGTCCTCCGTGGTGAGATGAGCGTGGTGGGGCCACGGCCAATCGTGGATAAGGAGATGGAGCGCTATGGCCCCTTTATGGATGAGGTTTTGGCTGTGCGGCCTGGTTTAACCGGGTTGTGGCAGGTGAGCGGTCGCAACAATCTCAGCTATGCCAAGCGTGTGAGGCTTGATTTGGCCTATTCGAGAGGTCGTTCTTTCCTTCTGGATTTGGCGATCATCCTGCGCACATTTGGAGTGCTTTTGCTGCCCATGGATCGTGGTGCCTACTGA
- the cbiB gene encoding adenosylcobinamide-phosphate synthase CbiB, protein MIVAAGLDLLVGDPRWCPHPVVAMGRVITGLRQWIEAWAGERPFRLRAGGGLITLVLVLGSGGTGWLLERLILPQSPLPHPIAALLVVIALSSSLAARSLRESVLAVLQALPDLATARNRLSWIVGRDVSQLNQDDILRASAETASENAVDGLFAPLFWMLIGAGLWKAGLSQAPGPLALAWAFKASSTLDSMLGYKHGRLRWLGTAGARLDDLLTWLPCRLVLITLPLVSLSLTQWQATVRAAVADGKPDPSPNAGLSESIFAHCADVQMGGLNRYGNTWINKPLLSGRSEKASASGVRKLLNLGLRLEGAWLVVAAGWSFLQ, encoded by the coding sequence GTGATCGTCGCCGCAGGCCTTGACCTGCTGGTCGGCGATCCGCGCTGGTGCCCCCATCCAGTGGTGGCCATGGGTCGAGTAATCACTGGACTACGTCAATGGATCGAAGCTTGGGCCGGAGAGCGGCCCTTTCGATTGCGCGCCGGTGGTGGCTTGATCACGCTCGTTTTGGTGTTGGGAAGCGGCGGAACGGGCTGGCTGCTTGAGCGGCTGATCTTGCCGCAGTCTCCGTTGCCCCATCCCATAGCGGCACTCCTAGTCGTGATTGCCCTGTCGAGCTCTCTTGCCGCACGCAGCCTTCGCGAGAGCGTGCTGGCCGTCCTTCAGGCCCTCCCCGACCTCGCCACAGCAAGGAATCGCCTGAGTTGGATTGTGGGCCGGGATGTGAGCCAATTGAATCAAGACGACATCCTCAGGGCTAGTGCAGAAACAGCCAGTGAAAATGCGGTGGATGGACTGTTTGCCCCCTTGTTTTGGATGCTGATCGGAGCAGGCCTGTGGAAGGCGGGGTTAAGCCAAGCTCCAGGCCCCCTGGCATTGGCATGGGCGTTCAAAGCAAGCAGCACCCTCGATTCGATGCTTGGTTACAAGCATGGCCGACTGCGTTGGCTCGGCACGGCTGGTGCCCGGCTCGACGATCTCCTGACCTGGTTGCCCTGCCGGTTGGTGCTCATCACACTTCCACTCGTGAGCTTGAGCTTGACCCAGTGGCAAGCAACAGTGCGTGCCGCCGTCGCAGATGGGAAACCTGACCCATCTCCAAACGCAGGACTTTCGGAATCAATTTTTGCCCACTGCGCCGATGTGCAGATGGGTGGGCTCAATCGCTATGGCAACACTTGGATCAACAAACCGCTGCTTTCCGGACGATCCGAGAAGGCATCGGCTTCAGGAGTGCGCAAACTGTTGAACCTTGGCCTCAGACTTGAAGGTGCTTGGTTGGTGGTGGCAGCTGGGTGGTCATTCCTTCAGTAG
- the ilvC gene encoding ketol-acid reductoisomerase, which yields MAQLFYDSDADLSLLSGKTVAIIGYGSQGHAHALNLKDSGVDVVVGLYDGSRSAEKAKADGLEVLSVADASAKADWIMVLLPDEFQKEVYEKEIAPHLNAGKVLSFAHGFNIRFELIKPPANVDVLMIAPKGPGHTVRWEYQNGQGVPALFAIEQDASGNARGLAMAYAKGIGGTRAGILETNFKEETETDLFGEQAVLCGGLSELVKAGFETLVEAGYQPELAYFECLHEVKLIVDLMVKGGLSSMRDSISNTAEYGDYVSGPRLITADTKAEMKRILSDIQDGTFAKNFVAECAAGKPEMNKVRARDAEHPIEKVGKGLRSMFSWLKAA from the coding sequence ATGGCTCAGCTTTTCTATGACTCAGACGCCGATCTCTCGCTTCTGAGCGGCAAGACGGTAGCCATCATCGGTTATGGATCTCAGGGTCATGCCCATGCCCTGAACCTCAAAGACAGTGGCGTAGATGTAGTTGTTGGTCTTTATGACGGCAGCCGCTCAGCCGAGAAAGCCAAAGCCGACGGCCTGGAAGTGTTGAGCGTGGCGGATGCTTCCGCTAAGGCCGACTGGATCATGGTGCTGCTGCCCGACGAGTTTCAGAAAGAGGTCTACGAGAAAGAAATCGCACCGCACCTCAACGCCGGCAAGGTTTTAAGTTTCGCGCACGGCTTCAACATTCGCTTTGAGCTGATCAAGCCACCGGCCAACGTGGATGTGTTGATGATCGCTCCCAAAGGGCCCGGACACACCGTGCGCTGGGAGTACCAGAACGGTCAGGGGGTTCCAGCCCTATTCGCAATCGAACAGGACGCTTCAGGGAACGCGCGCGGGCTGGCCATGGCCTACGCCAAAGGCATCGGCGGCACACGCGCGGGCATCCTCGAAACCAACTTCAAGGAAGAAACCGAGACCGACCTCTTTGGTGAACAGGCTGTGCTCTGCGGCGGTCTCTCGGAGCTGGTCAAAGCCGGCTTCGAAACCCTTGTGGAAGCCGGCTATCAGCCTGAGCTTGCTTATTTCGAGTGCCTGCATGAAGTCAAGTTGATCGTTGACCTGATGGTGAAGGGTGGTCTGTCCTCCATGCGCGACTCCATCTCCAATACGGCGGAATACGGCGACTACGTGAGTGGCCCGCGTTTGATCACCGCCGACACCAAAGCGGAGATGAAAAGGATCCTCTCCGACATCCAAGACGGAACCTTTGCCAAGAACTTCGTTGCGGAATGCGCAGCCGGCAAACCTGAGATGAATAAAGTTCGCGCTCGTGATGCCGAGCATCCGATCGAGAAAGTTGGCAAAGGTCTGCGTTCGATGTTCAGCTGGCTCAAGGCGGCCTGA
- a CDS encoding ATP-dependent Clp protease proteolytic subunit, with amino-acid sequence MPIGTPSVPYRLPGSQMERWVDIYTRLGVERILFLGSDVNDGVANSLVAQMLYLDSEDSSKPIYLYINSPGGSVTAGLAIYDTMQYVKSDVVTICVGLAASMGAFLLTAGTKGKRLALPHSRIMIHQPLGGTAQRQASDIEIEAREILRMKEMLNRSMADMTGQSFEKIEKDTDRDYFLSAAEAKDYGLIDRVISHPNEA; translated from the coding sequence ATGCCGATCGGTACCCCCAGCGTTCCCTACCGCCTCCCCGGCAGCCAAATGGAGCGCTGGGTCGACATCTACACCCGCCTTGGCGTTGAGAGGATTTTGTTCCTCGGCTCTGATGTGAATGACGGAGTTGCGAACAGCCTCGTCGCCCAGATGCTTTATCTCGATTCCGAAGACAGCAGCAAGCCCATCTACCTGTACATCAATTCCCCAGGTGGATCTGTCACCGCTGGTTTGGCGATCTACGACACCATGCAATACGTGAAGAGTGACGTCGTCACGATCTGCGTAGGACTGGCCGCATCGATGGGTGCCTTCTTGTTGACGGCAGGCACAAAAGGCAAGCGCTTGGCCTTACCGCATAGCCGAATCATGATCCACCAGCCTCTCGGTGGCACGGCACAACGGCAGGCGAGCGACATCGAAATCGAAGCCAGGGAAATCCTGCGGATGAAGGAAATGCTCAACCGCTCGATGGCCGATATGACAGGGCAGAGTTTTGAAAAAATCGAGAAGGACACCGACCGGGATTATTTCCTGAGTGCGGCTGAGGCCAAGGATTACGGATTGATCGATCGGGTGATTTCCCACCCCAACGAAGCTTGA